In Lactuca sativa cultivar Salinas chromosome 5, Lsat_Salinas_v11, whole genome shotgun sequence, the DNA window TTATTTCTACAATTGACGTTATCTATGACAGACGTTCATCAACAGGTACTTAACTAAAAAacatttccttttcctcgtataGTATTTATCTGGGGTCAATTGCTGATGTTTCTAGTTAAAATGTTATCATGTTCCTACCTAATCAATAACGAATTCAAATCTCAGCTAATAATGTTTGTAAACAAATCTGTAATTATGAGAGTGAGGACTTACCATAAGTAACACTGTAAGTCGTGTGCTGGTTTAAAATCTTAGAATTCGAATTCATCAATGTTATGTGACTTGCACGTTTATAGATAACTCACAGCCAGTAATTTAAGTTGAAGTATTAAAATTCTATTGAATACAATTTGGGAAAATGTTGGTTACCCCAATACGACTACTTTCCTCTTTCAGTTTTCTACTAGAAACTGTTTATTTAAGTAACAGTAGGTGGGTTCAACTCTTGTAACTTAACTCAGTTTGTGTATCAGTGGAAGCACATGTGTCTTCTATCTGTGTGTATTGAGGGGTTCAGCTGATGTAGGGCTAAATacaagaaataacaacatacttataatttatttgtgtattataacCTCTTACTTCCATTTCTTTCTATACACCGTTGTACTTacaattttttcttttattaaagcattttttttaatcttatCTTATTAGGACTgtaaactttgaaaaatctacccaattataggaGTGAAAATTGTTTTGTTTTCGGATGACATTGTTTTTATTGGATTGGTTTTTCGACATACATTGCTGTAATGGGAAGAAATAAAATTATGATACTTAATAAACTAATAAGTAGAATACATTGTTATCTGTTGCATTTAACCCAATAGAAAAAATAGAGTTCAAGTTCTTCTGTCCAACCCTTTTTAATTCATCATTTCCGTTTCTGGCACAATAACAACCTTTTTGCATCCAAAGTTATCGATCTTTCATCAGGGGACcaatttaataatttaataatttcTTGAAGAAATGTTGTTTCTGTTTGTGGGTGATTTTATAATGTTTTGTTAATTCATGGTTTTTAGGTATATGAGCGTATCAAAGCCCCTCTACTTACCCTTGTGAGCTCTGGGAGTCAGGAGCAATCTTATGCAGTACTTAGCCACTTACATCTTTTGGTTATGCGTGCACCGATGTTGTTTGCTTCAGATTACAAACACTTCTATTGTCAATACAATGAACCTTTTTATGTTAAGAAGTTGAAGCTTGAAATGTTGACAGCAGTGGCAAATGAGAGCAATACTTATGAAATAGGCAAGTGAAGATTGAATTCAGCTgatgtatatatgtgtatattaATTAATTGTGGTGACCGTTTTGAATTCATGTTGTTAGTGACTGAACTGTGCGAGTATGCTGCAAATGTTGATATTCCCATTGCAAGGGAATCTATCAGAGCTGTTGGAAAAATTGCACTTCAGCAATATGATGTAAATGCCATTGTTGATAGGCTGCTTCAGTTTCTGGAGATGGAAAAGGACTATGTGACTGCAGAAACACTGGTATGCGAATTTAATTCTTCATGCTTAATGTTAGTTATTATGTTAATGTTAATGCTCAATTTTTTATTTAGGTTCTTGTTAAAGATCTGCTGCGAAAATACCCACAATGGAGTCATGATTGCATTGCTGTTATTGGGAACATAAGCAGCAACAATGTTCAGGAACCTAAAGCCAAGGCAGCTCTTATTTGGATGTTAGGGGAGTACGCTCAAGACATGCAGGATGCTCCTTATGCTTTGGAAGGTCTTATTGAGGATTGGGAGGATGAGACTTCTCCGGAggtatataatatactagtttataacccatggGAACCActgttacaaaattaattaaacttttatagtaaaaactcataattattaattacttattttaaataaattattaattaagagattttttagttatataaaattataatcattgatttaaataaatatataaaattacatcaCTTTATTAATGttattagagtgagaaatttaaaatttgaaatttgaaatggagaatcaataggttgacaaatgacatgcattaattaggagacataatatggtgacacatgacaaaaaaagaatcaaatttgcattaattaggaggcctaatatggtgacacatgtcaaaaggagaataaaactattcttttattagaatagggagagGAGATTTTTCATGGCCTATTTTTGTCTTTTGCACATCTAAGGATATTTTTGATTATGAGGATGAGTGTACTGTCCACTTGGATCCATCTTTTTTTTTAGGTTGGACATATTTGCAAATTTTATCCCATTGACATCGAATGCACACCAAACACTGTAACAAACCATATATGATATAATATACATTTATCAAAATCTCTAATCTGTGAGCAACAAACCATATATGTTATACATTTATATCTACCTTGTGAGCAACACACTAATTACTACATGTATGAATTAATCATCTGCGAATAATCAAAACGAGATACACCACTAAATAAGTTGCACATTAACCAATATCTAATTTTGGTTTGAAATGTatcatatatacaaatacataaagAAATTACTTTAAAAAATTAGCTATTAATAAAAAAGTTAAATCAAATAAAGTACCATATAAGTTCAAAATAGAATTATCTCAAAAAATAGTTTTAGTTATTATCAGAAAATAACAAAAAGTaatttaattaatgttttaagacATTGATGTTATTGAAGATCATATTAACAATAAAAGTAAATATATCCTTCGATTCCATCAAAGAATggaaaagaaacacccctccccCATGGAATGGAaaatagcatagcatatcataacattcGTTGAGGAATGAATGATTCGTATATTATATGTGGTaaacaaacatgattttttttttttgattccaTCTTAATGTTGTATTCCATTGATTCTAGCTTTATAATATTACTTGATACCAAACAAAACACTGGCTAAGTTATTTATTTTAATGCCACAATCCATTATGGTTTaatttttgagaaattaaatatcctcctacattTTGTTCCTACCAATCCTCCTACCCATtcaaatgatgacatgtgtcatattagtatcctaaaatatcattaaatttcattaaatgagcattaaatgttacacatgtcaccaTTTTATTAGGTAGGAGGATATGTAGGAacaaaaagtaggaggatatttaatttctcttaattTTTGGCAGGTACGTTTGCATCTTCTTACAGCAGTAATGAAATGCTTTTTCAGACGACCACCAGAGACTCAAAAAGCCTTGGGTGCTGCATTAGCAGCCGGTCTCGCTGATATGCATCAGGTTCAAATACAAAACTCtgaattataatattaatatttagGCTACCCGATTATAGCATCCCACTTGCAATCTTTTATtcattcatatcatatcatatcaaattAGGGGAGGGGAGGGGACCTGAATCTGATACTTTGAAAAAGTTATATTTTCAAAGTAGAATGTtgtaatatgatattttaatatttactAGGTGTAGTTAAATAAAAAAGTTGATTGTGCAGGATGTCCATGATAGGGCTTTATTTTACTACAGGCTTTTGCAACATAGCGTCTCAGTAGCAAATAGTGTTGTAAATCCTGTTAAGCAAGCTGTTTCAGTGTTTGCCGATACTCAAAGCAGTGAGATCAAAGATCGTATATTTGACGAGTTTAACAGCCTATCTGTCCTATACCAGAAGGTACCCTTGTTAATTTCTTCTCTTTATATAATAACTTAGATGCTGTTTCTTTGACTTAATGGTGACGAGATAAAGCAGCTATATATGATAACATATGATATGAGTGGAAGTGGAAGTTGCAATTATGTCCATCTCTTGTCTGTGCAAAAGACAGAGAGATAGCCCTAAAATCTTAAGGTTGCGTACGGGACGGGACTAAAGTGGACAAATTTTCTAGAGATGATGACGAGGGCATCCACGTCCTTTTGCATAGAtgatagataaaaataaaattaaaagtgcATTGCAGCCTTCATACATGTTCACAGACAAGGAACATCAAGGACCATATGCCTTCTCAGAAGAGCTTGGACATTTGTCCATTGGTGCTGaaccagcagcagcagcagcagcagcagatgTAGACCACATCCAAGCCAATGACGGGGATCTACTTTTGACTACCACTGAAAAAGAAGAAAGTAGGGCCCACGACAGTGACTACTCTTTATCCCAATTATCTGTCCAACAACCTACCTCCACCATTGATGACATATTTGGGCTAGGATTGTCCGTTGCTCCTGCTCCTCCTCCATTGAAGCTAAACGCTAAACCTGTGCTTGATCCAGCCACTTTCCAGCAGAAATGGCGCCAACTTCCTGTTGCAGTATCACAGGTTCTTTCCATATAATCATATTCCTCTCATTTATCCATCCATTATAACTGATGAATAAAGATGCTCAATTTGCATATTAAATTTGCTCATATATGGCTCATATGCTAAAGTTTAATAAAAATAGCTAAAAACAAAACCGCTTCAACAATTTAGAGGTCACCAGGACAACATCTTAAATTGCTTTATATTTCTCATGCTCATGCATGCATAAAATTAAAACTtcgattttattttatgtttgattTTATATGTTAtgcctaaatgcaagaaatagctaTTTACTTTCTTTTATTTGTTACTTATGGCATCCTTCTTTCATCGTCTTCTATTTCactaatgtattttcattttttttctattaGGGCATTGTGCCTTGAAAAGTAtatattatagcattgtactttcaatctTTTTATTAggacattgtactttaaaaataagctgcccaattatagcaatgaaaaTTGTTTATTTGCATGGCATTCTATAATTGGTAGATTCAATGCTATAATAGGATAAAATGAAAACAAATGTATTGCGATCAATATGGGTTATTTACTTTAACTTCTTAACCATAAATAATTAGCTCTCTACTTATATTCTTCTACCCATAATAGCAACCTACTCACATGATAATAGCAATCTGACTTTACTTTTTACCAATAATAAAGAAATGTAAGTGCATTGTTATTATGGGTAATAAATTGTAAATACGCTGCTATCTAAGTATGTATGTGAAAACAAATTTAGGGACATTGCCTGATGTGCATTCCCATATTGGTAAAAAGAGTAAAGTACGTTGCAATTCCCTATATATTATTGCTAATGGGTTGAGTGATTCAAAAGTCGCAAAGATATATTTAAGTGTCTAGAACCTCCTAACTTgctttatacaaaaaaaattggATCATTCTTTGTTGGTAATGTTTGTAATCATATTTAAAGAACAATGCACCTTCATTGggtaagggttttttttttttgacaaaacttcaaaaacggtccctgtggtttccaaaaatatcaagtttagtccctaagttcaaaaaacctcatggatcgtccctgtggtttcaaaacttttaatgtttAGTCCTTCCGCCTAACTCCGTCAGTTTTCTGTCGTTAagtgaggggcattttcgtcatttcaataccagggaccatttatgaggttgtctctattaaaaaaagaaaaaaatatataattatttaataaaaagcccccccccctctctctctctctctcatacacacGATCATCTTCTTCGTAAATAAAAACTCAGATACATTTCACACCAACAAACACACTTTGAACAAAATTGGAATCTCCATAAATGTTGTACAAGGACGCCATAGAATTAGATCGAGATGCTTAATCTCCAATTGGGTATCaggtaaaaaaaaacataatctgaTTACCATTCTTTCAAATCCTTATTCAATATGTTTCATATTTCATCATCTTAATCAGAAACTTTGATGGGTTCACAAGGATTTATCAGGTTAAGACTATCTTCCTTCTTTAACACCACAATAGTATCAAATCGTTCAGGGGATTCCATTTTCCATTTACAATCTGCACTGAAAAACCCCATGACACTAGAATCATCCATTCCCTTTTCTATTCATAGGAAATGGTTTATTGTGTGATACTAGCAGAATCGAATTTAGATGATTCCAAGGGAGGATAGCATTACAAATTTATGATAGAGAGGCAGCTCCTCCGGTGGTGGTGGCGACGGTCTGGCGAGAGCAGGTCTCTCCGATAATCATCGAACAAGGAAGAAAAGAAATCGTTAGGGAGAGAATTCAACAACTCTTTTAAGCAGAATAGATGTTGTTCGCCATCACCCCTTCCAACCTTGGTTCACCGGAAAAACGAAGCAGAAGAATGGGGACTGCCGCCTCCAATCTAACTCCCTCTCCACCTTTCCCGTCGAAGCTCAACCCCCAAACACCCTACTTTGATCGGCGACTGCAGTTGCCCCCTCCCTTCAAGTTTCACTGCCGGAGTAGCCCAAGTCAAAGAAGAAATCAACGATAGTTGTCACTTCCATTCTTCTTCACTCTTCAATCCGATCAAGCATCGGTTGTACACCCCCTTGATCGGAAACCGGAGGTCCCGTCAATTTCTTCAGTTCGCTCCTCCTGTGAAATACTTTAGAGGGATGAAGAAGATTCAGTCGTTTCCGGGGAATAGCGAGATCAAAATGGGGATAGGGTTGGatgttaagagagagagagagagagagagagagagagagagagagagagagagagagggggggtggggcctttttattaaataattatatatttttttctttttttaatagagacaacctcataaatggtccctggtattgaaatgacgaaaatgcccttcaCTTAACAGCAGAAAACTGACGGAGTTAGGCGGAAGGACTaaacattaaaagttttgaaaccacagggacgatccatgaggttttttgaacttagggactaaacttgatatttttggaaaccacagggaccgtttttgaagttttgtcttttttttttatatatgaatCGGATAAACCACAataatttcttcattttttttgttggttttatcatttattattattaattattattgttattgttattatttaaaCTGTTGGCATCAAAGTTGGGTATTTGGACAAATAAAGACAATATTTAGATAAACAAAAAAGATATTTATCgattaaattttattattgatGAGATGATACCATTATTTGATAGATTGGACTGTATCTTGTATGTTATCCATTTTAACAAACTTTGTGAAAGTAATGAATTTAGACTTGCATATAATTCCACTTCTATTTTAAATGGATGAGATTAAAAATTAGATGATTGGGCAGACGGATGTAGATCCATTTCTTTCCAAAATAAATGGAATAGGCACACACTTAAAGGAAATTGTAAGAGgatgagggcatttacgtcttttgtgTCCCATATTGTTCTTTCTCCATTTTGGatggaacaaaaaaaaaagaaatttataaTGATTGATATAATTGCAGGAAGGGTCTATAAGTCCGCAAGGTGTGGCAGCATTGACTAGTAGCCTTGAACCTCTTTTACGCCACATGCAAGCTCATCACATCAATTGTATCGCTTCGGGTGGGAAATCCCCAAATTTCAAGTTCTTCTTTTTTGCACAAAAAGCATCAGATTCATCAAACTTTCTAGTGGAGTGTATAATCAACTCCTCTACGTGTAAAGCACAAATAAAGATAAAAGCCGATGATCAAACTACATCCCAACCCTTCTTCTCCTTGTTCCAATCCGCCTTGTCAAACTTTGGTATCATCGCTTCCTAATCCCCTTTTgtatcttgttttttttttcttccaagAAAGACATGTTTAGATTATGGGAAAACTGTTGTGTTTGTGATTTTTGGTTGTATGTGTTGTGGAgtaaataaaatgacaagtgtcatgTGATGACTTCTTTCTTTACCTTGTTTGACTGAAAAATTTAGTAGAATTCAACAGTGTAACCGAAGTAACATGAGATTTGGATAACAAGtcaaaataaatttatttttagatTAAGCTGACAGGGGAATTTTTGTAAGTGTTCTTAGTATTTTGTTACTCAAATGTGTGAGCTCTATtcttatatataataaataacaaACAATGGTTAAATGCAACAAACAGTTAGTAATGCGGTTTTCCCAGGCTTTTTAAGTTGGAAATCGATAAAAATTCTACTCTTGCTAATAGGCGACTTGAAGGTATTTGGAATTGGCTTCGGAGAAGGCCTATTCGAGGAGATTCTACTATTGCTAATAGACAGGATTTGAGTTCTGTAGTTATTGATGTTCAACTATCAGTTAATAGACCGTATCAGTTTGTAGTTATTGTTGTACAACTATTGGCAGTTCAGGAGGATAAATGGTCGTGGGATATTGGTAATTTAGGTTATTTTACAGTTAGCGAGACTAGAAGATGGGACTTTACCTAGTTTAGATCATCAGACTGGGTGGAATAAAATGGTCCCAAGAACTTGTTTGTAACGGGTGACGTGGCAACAAGAACTTGTAATTCGATCTTTCAACTCCCTTTGTTTGACATGGTTCATGATTTGTTCTACGCGATTGATAATAAGTGATACAGTTCTACAAAAAGGAAGCGATAGATGTGATTGCTTGCACAACGGTGTGGTTTCTATGGAGGTTCTAGAATGACATGTTATTGGCTACTACAAAGAGGAGATATTTGACTCCATAAGAGAATTGTCATTTTTGTGGTTTTGTAATCGTAATAGAAAACTCTTTTAATTGAGTTTGCTGGATGCAATAACCTGTAATATATGGTTTTTGTTCCTATCTTCTTgctaatacttttttttttttttttttttttttttttttttttttgtaattggtTTTTGTTCCTATCTTCTTGCTAGTACTTTTTTAATATATGGTTGTTTTAAAAAAGCAATCCAGTTTTATTAAGTGGAAGTGTGTTCTAGCATTATTTTTTCTATTAAGATTTTGTATTTTGCAAGTTCTACCAAATAATAGTAATGCCATAAAAAACGAAGCAATTCTTTTTTGAAGTATacatttgaataaaaaaaatgaaaaatataaggTTATTATTTTAAACTAACCAAAGTATTGTTCATAAATCAAACCATTAGAAAAACACAATTATCAAATACAAAACATCACTACAAATATCAGTGTCACATAATGCCAGTAACAAATCTCCCAGAGAGTGTACAATCAGACCTTTGttttcccgcgatcatcagaaataTCCGAAACACAtaatcaacaactataagcacgaagtttcgtgagttccccaaaatatcacacacaacacaaataaacaactatgggttaacAACAACCATGGAGACTACCTGAAGTCTCAGTGGGCAACCACACGCCttgtgggttatcaacaaccctggagactacctgAAGTCTCAACACATACAAACAATACATACACAATAATAACACTTAGACCCACCTGGTCATCATATgtaaatatatacaactattctaccacacaggtaaaaataagtgaggagactcacatgATACTGATGGCCGGTAAATCTCACTCCCGAACTGCCGGAACTAGACTCCGTCTAATAAGCACAACAAGTAACCATAGTCAATTAAGGTCATAACCCGACTCATGGTCCAAATCCCACAACTACGCCCCTGAAGGGCaaaaagaccattttcccttccatggtccaaaaccctaaatcttttgaCAAAAAGTCAAAGTTggaaaaagtcaacaagtcaacgtacgcggggcgtacatcttGAATCAACAAAATCGGGGACGGGCTTGGCTACGCCGACCGTAGCAAGGAGTTCGCCCGTTGTACTCTGCCTAGTCCCCAAACCCCAACTTTTatgtcttaatcctttaagacactTATCCCAACTTCAGATCTGACCACTATTGaatgtcttaacccataaagtcattgactttaAACCTTTCCATGGCCATATAGGGCTCAAAACACAAAACCTTAACTTTTGCAACACTCAAGGTCACTTAACTCATCCATGGACCAAGGGAAACGATCAAGCAACCACTTTTATGAATCAAGGCACTCTAAAACATCAAAAAAGGGTAGCCAAAATGCTCTGGAGTAACCCATACTCACAAAGGTCCAAACTTTAGGACAAAAAGTTCATAAAAACCCATGTAAAGAGATCTAGAAAGAACATCAGCAAGGTatggactttataccttcaaaagatgcacaAGGTGAGGTAGTTTCTAGATCCACAAGCTTGCATGCAACATTACCTTCCTCAATGGCCTTCTTCTTCAACaagaaagcaccaaaatcacaaaAGGCTTCAAAATCTTCACACACAAGGATAAgactcgagattagggtttggaaaGAGTGGAGGCTGACTCTAGAAGGTCCaagggaggtataaggttgtttaaatagggaacaaaccctaaaatttagggtcgAAGGTATGGGCTAGTACGCTCTACGTaccacatgtacgcccaacgtactagggagAGTTCTGCGATTTCGAGTCTCGATCAAGTACGCAACACGTACctcgcgtacgcccaacgtaagggcTAAAAGGGAATTAATTTTCGacataaggaccaaaaatgtaaatacctgcaaaccggatgttacaattccccTACCCCTACTAGAATCATACTTTGCCCACAAAGTCAGCCTCAGAAAACAGATCAGGGTAGTGCTCACGCATCTCAGTCTTGGGCTTCCAAGTCCACTTCGAGCCTTtatggtgttgccactgaactttgaccaagttcactaccttgttcctcaaggtctttacTCTTCTATCCAGAATCACCACTGACTTCTCGATGTAATTCATTCGATCATCGAATTGAATGTCCTCCAAAGGATCTATAACTATCTCATCaactatgcacttcctcaactgggaaacatggaaagtatcatgaatctgactcaactcctcaagtagctccaaccggtaagcCACCTTTGCCCACACGAGCCAATACTCTAAAAGGGACAAAAAACCCGGGGCCTatctttccccgcttcctgaagcggataacacccttccagggtgataccttcagaagCACCAAATCTCCAACTTGAAACTCTAGTTTAGAGCGTCACCAATCCACACAACTCTTCTGGTGGCTCTAGGCCATCAGCAACCTCTATCTAACTTGGTGGATAAGCCCaatcgtcttgagcactatctcagtgctccccatgactctctagccgacctcgccccaacaaataggagttcgacacctcctcccataaagaagcttaaagggaggcatgccaatgctggcatgatggctgttgttgtaagaaaacttagccaagggaagataggagtcccaactcc includes these proteins:
- the LOC111901521 gene encoding beta-adaptin-like protein A, yielding MAPPAQSQRSPSPSQPSGKGEVSDLKMQLRQLAGSRAPGTDDSKRDLFKKVISYMTVGIDVSSVFSEMVMCSATSDIVLKKMCYLYVGNYAKYNPDLALLTINFLQRDCKDEDPMIRGLALRSLCSLRVPNLVEYLVGPLGAGLKDGNSYVRMVAAVGVLKLYHISASTCLDADFPALLKHLMLNDPDAQVVANCLSALQEIWGLEASTSEEAVREREALISKPIIYFLLNRIKEFSEWAQCTILELVSKYAPPDSNEIFDIMNLLEDRLQHANGAVVLATIKLFLQLTLSMTDVHQQVYERIKAPLLTLVSSGSQEQSYAVLSHLHLLVMRAPMLFASDYKHFYCQYNEPFYVKKLKLEMLTAVANESNTYEIVTELCEYAANVDIPIARESIRAVGKIALQQYDVNAIVDRLLQFLEMEKDYVTAETLVLVKDLLRKYPQWSHDCIAVIGNISSNNVQEPKAKAALIWMLGEYAQDMQDAPYALEGLIEDWEDETSPEVRLHLLTAVMKCFFRRPPETQKALGAALAAGLADMHQDVHDRALFYYRLLQHSVSVANSVVNPVKQAVSVFADTQSSEIKDRIFDEFNSLSVLYQKPSYMFTDKEHQGPYAFSEELGHLSIGAEPAAAAAAADVDHIQANDGDLLLTTTEKEESRAHDSDYSLSQLSVQQPTSTIDDIFGLGLSVAPAPPPLKLNAKPVLDPATFQQKWRQLPVAVSQEGSISPQGVAALTSSLEPLLRHMQAHHINCIASGGKSPNFKFFFFAQKASDSSNFLVECIINSSTCKAQIKIKADDQTTSQPFFSLFQSALSNFGIIAS